From Hirundo rustica isolate bHirRus1 chromosome 1, bHirRus1.pri.v3, whole genome shotgun sequence, a single genomic window includes:
- the PPP1R42 gene encoding protein phosphatase 1 regulatory subunit 42: MVQLTMDLIVKNASHKNRSEEDLGQYLQKITHMYLSDKNIDSIGDLAFCKNLRFLYLYDNQINQIQNLDFASNITHLYLQNNHISSIENLSPLKKLEKLYLGDNYITVVEGLDKVGGLRELHIENQHLPPGEKLLFDPVSLNSLAKSLSVLNISNNNIDELEELAILENLSYLKAVDNQLKHIKDLEVVLKKWTKLRRIDLTGNPICQTPKYKDRIIVQSLTLEYLDGKEIQEMERRFLINWKAARDAREKSNERMTDEHAANVQFPDSETPHLTLPYNPSDSVKEKADYLDLAHKQKVERKPPPRICERKSQMKTQVEEESEVTAEVV; encoded by the exons ATGGTTCAACTAACAATGGATCTAATTGTTAAAAATGCCAGTCACAAGAATCGTAGTGAAGAGGACCTTGGACAATATCTGCAAAAAATAACTCATATGTATTTATCAGATAAAAATATAGATTCAATt GGTGACCTCGCTTTCTGTAAAAATCTGCGATTCCTGTATTTATATGACAACCAAATCAACCAAATCCAGAACTTGGACTTTGCTTCAAATATAACACACCTTTATCTTCAGAACAATCATATTTCAAGTATAGAAAATCTCTCACCACtgaaaaaacttgaaaaact GTATTTAGGAGACAACTATATCACTGTAGTAGAGGGTTTGGATAAAGTAGGAGGACTAAGGGAGCTACATATTGAAAATCAACATCTCCCTCCTGGTGAAAAGCTTCTCTTTGATCCAGTATCCCTTAACTCCCTGGCA AAATCTTTGTCTGTATTGAATATCAGCAATAACAACATTGATGAATTAGAAGAACTAGCAATTTTGGAAAACCTTTCTTATCTTAAAGCAGTCGACAATCAACTTAAACATATTAAG GATTTGGAGGTTGTATTGAAAAAATGGACAAAGCTACGCAGAATAGATCTTACAGGAAACCCCATCTGCCAAACACCAAAGTACAAGGATAGGATTATAGTACAGTCACTGACTTTAG AATACCTTGATGGGAAAGAAATTCAAGAAATGGAAAGACGTTTCTTGATAAATTGGAAAGCCGCCAGAGAtgccagggaaaaaagcaaTGAAAGAATGACAGATGAACATGCAGCCAATGTACAATTTC ctgaCTCTGAAACACCTCATCTCACTCTTCCTTATAACCCCAGTGactctgtgaaagaaaaagcagattatTTAGATTTGGCTCACAAGCAGAAAGTTGAAAGAAAACCTCCACCAAGaatctgtgaaagaaaaagtcAGATGAAAACTCAG GTTGAGGAGGAATCTGAAGTAACAGCAGAAGTAGTTTGA